A window of the Theileria parva strain Muguga chromosome 2, complete sequence, whole genome shotgun sequence genome harbors these coding sequences:
- the RPL5 gene encoding 60S ribosomal protein L5 — protein MTFLRVVKNKAYFRRFQVKFRRRREGKTDYYARRRLVAQDKNKYDSPKYRLVVRLTNKRVICQIVSSTLVGDKVHASADSSELVHYGVKVGLTNYAAAYCTGLLLARRLLTKLKLDSQFVGKVEADGELYHVEEEDNERRPFKALLDVGIKNVTTGNRVFGALKGACDGGLHVPHSEKRFPGYSVDDENNGSYDAQAHRDRIFGTHVANYMEYLKEEDPEKYKRQFSAYLKLGLDSESLEDMYAKAHENIRKNPVLPTKPKRKLKHVREGSKVLTSKGSYVRNVKISKAQRRERVKQKISLLVNES, from the exons atgactTTCTTAAGAGTTGTAAAGAATAAGGCCTATTTCAGGCGATTTCAGGTCAAATTCCGTCGTCGCAGAG AGGGAAAGACCGATTACTATGCCAGAAGACGTCTAGTTGCCCAGGACAAGAACAAGTATGACTCACCCAAGTATAGATTAGTTGTGAGACTTACAAACAAGAGGGTCATCTGTCAAATAGTGTCGTCGACCCTAGTTGGTGACAAGGTCCATGCATCAGCAGACTCCTCTGAACTGGTTCATTACGGTGTCAAGGTTGGCCTCACCAACTACGCAGCTGCTTACTGCACGGGACTCCTTCTCGCAAGAAGGTTGCTGACCAAGCTCAAGTTGGACTCTCAGTTTGTAGGGAAGGTTGAAGCAGACGGTGAGCTGTACCATGTAGAAGAAGAGGATAACGAAAGACGCCCTTTCAAGGCACTTTTGGATGTTGGAATTAAGAACGTGACAACTGGAAACAGAGTCTTCGGAGCCCTCAAGGGAGCATGTGACGGAGGTTTGCACGTTCCTCACTCAGAAAAGAGGTTCCCAGGGTATAGCGttgatgatgaaaataacGGAAGCTATGACGCTCAGGCACACAGGGATAGGATTTTCGGAACACATGTGGCAAACTACATGGAGTACCTCAAGGAGGAAGACCCAGAAAAGTATAAGAGGCAGTTTTCAGCATACTTGAAACTCGGGTTGGACAGTGAATCACTTGAGGATATGTACGCAAAGGCCCATGAGAACATTAGAAAGAACCCAGTGCTTCCAACTAAGCCGAAACGCAAGCTTAAACACGTTAGAGAGGGTAGCAAGGTCTTGACCTCTAAAGGTTCCTACGTCCGCAACGTTAAAATTAGCAAGGCTCAAAGAAGGGAACGCGTTAAACAAAAG atttcTTTATTGGTTAACGAAAGCTAA
- the RPL7A gene encoding 60S ribosomal protein L7a-2: protein MAPTVKKSKKQPAPAPLAKPKETKAKNPFFERLPRDFGIGRSIRPRVNLSRYVRWPRYIKIQRQHRVLLQRLKIPPALNQFNYTIDKSQALQLLRFLSKYKPETKKEKAARLLKDAELAASGAEVATKKPFMLKSGLNHVTNLVEYKKAKLVVIAHDVDPIELVLWLPALCRKKEVPYCIIKSKSRLGKLVHQKTASVVAVDNVRKEDQAEFDNLVRTFTAMFNENSELRKRWGGHIMGIKSQHMIAKREALIAMENAKKLGLTYN, encoded by the coding sequence atGGCTCCAACGGTAAAAAAGAGCAAGAAGCAGCCAGCCCCGGCTCCACTTGCTAAACCAAAAGAAACTAAGGCAAAGAACCCATTTTTTGAGAGATTGCCACGTGATTTTGGCATTGGCCGTTCTATCCGTCCAAGAGTTAATTTGTCACGTTATGTCCGTTGGCCGAGGTATATTAAGATCCAACGTCAACATAGAGTTTTACTCCAAAGACTTAAAATACCACCCGctttaaatcaatttaaCTACACCATTGACAAGAGTCAAGCACTCCAGTTGCTTAGGTTTTTGAGTAAATACAAGCCAGAGACTAAGAAGGAGAAGGCAGCACGACTTTTGAAGGATGCAGAACTTGCAGCATCAGGCGCAGAAGTGGCGACCAAGAAGCCTTTTATGCTTAAAAGTGGTCTTAATCATGTAACAAATTTGGTGGAGTACAAGAAGGCGAAGCTCGTTGTAATCGCTCACGACGTAGATCCAATCGAGTTAGTTTTATGGCTCCCTGCACTATGCAGGAAAAAGGAGGTCCCGTACTGTATAATTAAAAGCAAGAGTAGGCTAGGGAAGCTCGTTCACCAGAAAACCGCATCAGTAGTGGCAGTTGACAATGTTAGGAAGGAAGACCAGGCGGAATTTGACAATCTGGTGAGGACATTCACGGCAATGTTCAATGAGAACTCCGAGTTGAGGAAGCGTTGGGGAGGCCACATCATGGGAATCAAGTCCCAGCACATGATAGCCAAGCGTGAAGCTTTAATCGCTATGGAAAACGCTAAGAAATTAGGTTTAACCtataactaa